In the Solanum pennellii chromosome 5, SPENNV200 genome, one interval contains:
- the LOC107020345 gene encoding DNA polymerase lambda isoform X3 — translation MTRKKVESPPRDPNGMFSGMVVFFVGTGVMSLRLQIWKRKLLQMGAMFNDQFTENKFLAYQWLEDSLIQGEKASEDLYVLSLQSGGGESLSPKADNDGHSDNDGHSRVTLKKSRISAEDAKNSCPRHVNDNKDRVDPRDTKSASSLASHSSSPEATSPEAIHALNKPVGTSDSSSLYKPPDLNRNITQIFGKLLNIYRALGDDRRSFSYYKAIPVIEKLPFKIESVDQVKHLPSIGKSMQDHIQEIVTTGKLSKLEHFEKDEKVKTISLFGEVWGVGPSTALKLYEKGHRTLDDLRNEESLTRSQRIGLKYFDDIQTRIQRHEVKEMERLLQKVGEEILPGVIVVCGGSYRRGMASCGDMDIVITHPDRKSFISDIYLKSMIVLLRSFSHEGFLPKFVRRLKEIEFLREDLVFTVHSTEGTDSGVDTYFGLCTYPGRELRHRIDLKVYPRDIYAFGLIAWTGNDVLNRRLRLLAESKGFLLDDTGLYPATHSSAGKRTKGSASMKFETEKQVFEFLGFPALEPNERNL, via the exons ATGACGCGAAAAAAGGTTGAATCTCCGCCGCGTGATCCTAATGGAATGTTTTCCGGTATGGTTGTCTTCTTTGTCGGAACCGGAGTTATGTCCCTCCGGCTACAG ATATGGAAGAGGAAATTGTTGCAAATGGGGGCTATGTTTAACGACCAGTTCACTGAAAAT AAATTTCTCGCGTATCAGTGGCTAGAGGATAGCTTAATACAAGGAGAAAAAGCATCTGAGGATCTGTATGTCTTATCCCTGCAATCAGGAGGAGGAGAGTCCCTTAGTCCTAAAGCTGATAATGATGGTCATTCTGATAATGACGGTCATTCTAGAGTTACACTAAAGAAAAGTCGAATATCTGCTGAAGATGCCAAGAATTCATGCCCAAGACACGTGAATGACAATAAAGACCGTGTTGATCCACGAGATACTAAAAGTGCCTCTTCACTCGCATCACACTCTTCAAGCCCAGAAGCGACAAGTCCTGAGGCCATTCATGCTCTTAATAAGCCT GTTGGAACATCAGACTCATCTTCACTTTATAAGCCTCCGGATTTGAACCGAAATATCACTCAGATATTCGGGAAGCTTCTCAACATATATAGAG CACTGGGTGATGACCGGAGATCATTCAGCTATTATAAAGCTATACCAGTTATTGAGAAACTGCCATTCAAAATTGAGAGTGTGGACCAGGTTAAGCACCTACCTTCTATTGGAAAGTCAATGCAAGATCAT ATTCAGGAGATAGTGACCACAGGAAAGCTGTCCAAATTGGAACACTTTGAGAAGGATGAAAAG GTAAAAACAATCAGCTTATTTGGAGAGGTTTGGGGTGTTGGTCCATCCACTGCCCTAAAACTTTATGAGAAAGGACACCGAACTCTTGATGACCTTAGAAATGAGGAGTCACTGACTCGTTCTCAAAGGATAGGGTTGAAATATTTTGATGACATCCAGACCAGGATTCAACGGCATGAG GTCAAAGAGATGGAACGTTTGCTACAGAAAGTTGGAGAAGAAATTTTGCCTGGT GTGATTGTTGTGTGTGGAGGATCATATAGACGTGGAATGGCTTCTTGCGGTGATATGGATATTGTTATTACTCATCCTGATAGAAAAAG TTTCATTTCAGATATATACTTGAAAAGCATGATAGTTTTGCTTCGTTCTTTCAGTCATGAAGGCTTTCTTCCTAAGTTTGTAAGACGTCTAAAGGAGATCGAGTTTTTAAGAGAAGATTTGGTCTTCACTGTTCATAGCACAGAG GGTACAGATTCAGGAGTTGACACATATTTTGGTCTCTGCACTTATCCTGGTCGAGAACTGCGACATCGTATTGACTTGAAG GTGTATCCAAGGGATATATATGCATTTGGACTGATAGCATGGACGGGAAATGACGTCTTGAATAGAAG GCTTAGATTGTTAGCTGAATCGAAGGGCTTTCTTTTGGATGATACAGGGCTATATCCAGCTACTCATAGTTCTGCTGGAAAACGG ACTAAAGGTAGTGCAAGCATGAAGTTTGAAACTGAGAAGCAAGTGTTCGAATTCCTTGGATTTCCCGCGCTGGAACCAAATGAAAGGAATTTATGA
- the LOC107020345 gene encoding DNA polymerase lambda isoform X2 yields the protein MTRKKVESPPRDPNGMFSGMVVFFVGTGVMSLRLQIWKRKLLQMGAMFNDQFTENVTHVFAKDANLLLEKFDKELLIRTKAKFLAYQWLEDSLIQGEKASEDLYVLSLQSGGGESLSPKADNDGHSDNDGHSRVTLKKSRISAEDAKNSCPRHVNDNKDRVDPRDTKSASSLASHSSSPEATSPEAIHALNKPVGTSDSSSLYKPPDLNRNITQIFGKLLNIYRALGDDRRSFSYYKAIPVIEKLPFKIESVDQVKHLPSIGKSMQDHIQEIVTTGKLSKLEHFEKDEKVKTISLFGEVWGVGPSTALKLYEKGHRTLDDLRNEESLTRSQRIGLKYFDDIQTRIQRHEVKEMERLLQKVGEEILPGVIVVCGGSYRRGMASCGDMDIVITHPDRKSHEGFLPKFVRRLKEIEFLREDLVFTVHSTEGTDSGVDTYFGLCTYPGRELRHRIDLKVYPRDIYAFGLIAWTGNDVLNRRLRLLAESKGFLLDDTGLYPATHSSAGKRTKGSASMKFETEKQVFEFLGFPALEPNERNL from the exons ATGACGCGAAAAAAGGTTGAATCTCCGCCGCGTGATCCTAATGGAATGTTTTCCGGTATGGTTGTCTTCTTTGTCGGAACCGGAGTTATGTCCCTCCGGCTACAG ATATGGAAGAGGAAATTGTTGCAAATGGGGGCTATGTTTAACGACCAGTTCACTGAAAATGTAACTCATGTTTTTGCAAAAGATGCAAATTTGCTTCTTGAGAAATTTGATAAAGAACTTCTGATTCGCACCAAAGCT AAATTTCTCGCGTATCAGTGGCTAGAGGATAGCTTAATACAAGGAGAAAAAGCATCTGAGGATCTGTATGTCTTATCCCTGCAATCAGGAGGAGGAGAGTCCCTTAGTCCTAAAGCTGATAATGATGGTCATTCTGATAATGACGGTCATTCTAGAGTTACACTAAAGAAAAGTCGAATATCTGCTGAAGATGCCAAGAATTCATGCCCAAGACACGTGAATGACAATAAAGACCGTGTTGATCCACGAGATACTAAAAGTGCCTCTTCACTCGCATCACACTCTTCAAGCCCAGAAGCGACAAGTCCTGAGGCCATTCATGCTCTTAATAAGCCT GTTGGAACATCAGACTCATCTTCACTTTATAAGCCTCCGGATTTGAACCGAAATATCACTCAGATATTCGGGAAGCTTCTCAACATATATAGAG CACTGGGTGATGACCGGAGATCATTCAGCTATTATAAAGCTATACCAGTTATTGAGAAACTGCCATTCAAAATTGAGAGTGTGGACCAGGTTAAGCACCTACCTTCTATTGGAAAGTCAATGCAAGATCAT ATTCAGGAGATAGTGACCACAGGAAAGCTGTCCAAATTGGAACACTTTGAGAAGGATGAAAAG GTAAAAACAATCAGCTTATTTGGAGAGGTTTGGGGTGTTGGTCCATCCACTGCCCTAAAACTTTATGAGAAAGGACACCGAACTCTTGATGACCTTAGAAATGAGGAGTCACTGACTCGTTCTCAAAGGATAGGGTTGAAATATTTTGATGACATCCAGACCAGGATTCAACGGCATGAG GTCAAAGAGATGGAACGTTTGCTACAGAAAGTTGGAGAAGAAATTTTGCCTGGT GTGATTGTTGTGTGTGGAGGATCATATAGACGTGGAATGGCTTCTTGCGGTGATATGGATATTGTTATTACTCATCCTGATAGAAAAAG TCATGAAGGCTTTCTTCCTAAGTTTGTAAGACGTCTAAAGGAGATCGAGTTTTTAAGAGAAGATTTGGTCTTCACTGTTCATAGCACAGAG GGTACAGATTCAGGAGTTGACACATATTTTGGTCTCTGCACTTATCCTGGTCGAGAACTGCGACATCGTATTGACTTGAAG GTGTATCCAAGGGATATATATGCATTTGGACTGATAGCATGGACGGGAAATGACGTCTTGAATAGAAG GCTTAGATTGTTAGCTGAATCGAAGGGCTTTCTTTTGGATGATACAGGGCTATATCCAGCTACTCATAGTTCTGCTGGAAAACGG ACTAAAGGTAGTGCAAGCATGAAGTTTGAAACTGAGAAGCAAGTGTTCGAATTCCTTGGATTTCCCGCGCTGGAACCAAATGAAAGGAATTTATGA
- the LOC107020345 gene encoding DNA polymerase lambda isoform X4, protein MECFPIWKRKLLQMGAMFNDQFTENVTHVFAKDANLLLEKFDKELLIRTKAKFLAYQWLEDSLIQGEKASEDLYVLSLQSGGGESLSPKADNDGHSDNDGHSRVTLKKSRISAEDAKNSCPRHVNDNKDRVDPRDTKSASSLASHSSSPEATSPEAIHALNKPVGTSDSSSLYKPPDLNRNITQIFGKLLNIYRALGDDRRSFSYYKAIPVIEKLPFKIESVDQVKHLPSIGKSMQDHIQEIVTTGKLSKLEHFEKDEKVKTISLFGEVWGVGPSTALKLYEKGHRTLDDLRNEESLTRSQRIGLKYFDDIQTRIQRHEVKEMERLLQKVGEEILPGVIVVCGGSYRRGMASCGDMDIVITHPDRKSFISDIYLKSMIVLLRSFSHEGFLPKFVRRLKEIEFLREDLVFTVHSTEGTDSGVDTYFGLCTYPGRELRHRIDLKVYPRDIYAFGLIAWTGNDVLNRRLRLLAESKGFLLDDTGLYPATHSSAGKRTKGSASMKFETEKQVFEFLGFPALEPNERNL, encoded by the exons ATGGAATGTTTTCCG ATATGGAAGAGGAAATTGTTGCAAATGGGGGCTATGTTTAACGACCAGTTCACTGAAAATGTAACTCATGTTTTTGCAAAAGATGCAAATTTGCTTCTTGAGAAATTTGATAAAGAACTTCTGATTCGCACCAAAGCT AAATTTCTCGCGTATCAGTGGCTAGAGGATAGCTTAATACAAGGAGAAAAAGCATCTGAGGATCTGTATGTCTTATCCCTGCAATCAGGAGGAGGAGAGTCCCTTAGTCCTAAAGCTGATAATGATGGTCATTCTGATAATGACGGTCATTCTAGAGTTACACTAAAGAAAAGTCGAATATCTGCTGAAGATGCCAAGAATTCATGCCCAAGACACGTGAATGACAATAAAGACCGTGTTGATCCACGAGATACTAAAAGTGCCTCTTCACTCGCATCACACTCTTCAAGCCCAGAAGCGACAAGTCCTGAGGCCATTCATGCTCTTAATAAGCCT GTTGGAACATCAGACTCATCTTCACTTTATAAGCCTCCGGATTTGAACCGAAATATCACTCAGATATTCGGGAAGCTTCTCAACATATATAGAG CACTGGGTGATGACCGGAGATCATTCAGCTATTATAAAGCTATACCAGTTATTGAGAAACTGCCATTCAAAATTGAGAGTGTGGACCAGGTTAAGCACCTACCTTCTATTGGAAAGTCAATGCAAGATCAT ATTCAGGAGATAGTGACCACAGGAAAGCTGTCCAAATTGGAACACTTTGAGAAGGATGAAAAG GTAAAAACAATCAGCTTATTTGGAGAGGTTTGGGGTGTTGGTCCATCCACTGCCCTAAAACTTTATGAGAAAGGACACCGAACTCTTGATGACCTTAGAAATGAGGAGTCACTGACTCGTTCTCAAAGGATAGGGTTGAAATATTTTGATGACATCCAGACCAGGATTCAACGGCATGAG GTCAAAGAGATGGAACGTTTGCTACAGAAAGTTGGAGAAGAAATTTTGCCTGGT GTGATTGTTGTGTGTGGAGGATCATATAGACGTGGAATGGCTTCTTGCGGTGATATGGATATTGTTATTACTCATCCTGATAGAAAAAG TTTCATTTCAGATATATACTTGAAAAGCATGATAGTTTTGCTTCGTTCTTTCAGTCATGAAGGCTTTCTTCCTAAGTTTGTAAGACGTCTAAAGGAGATCGAGTTTTTAAGAGAAGATTTGGTCTTCACTGTTCATAGCACAGAG GGTACAGATTCAGGAGTTGACACATATTTTGGTCTCTGCACTTATCCTGGTCGAGAACTGCGACATCGTATTGACTTGAAG GTGTATCCAAGGGATATATATGCATTTGGACTGATAGCATGGACGGGAAATGACGTCTTGAATAGAAG GCTTAGATTGTTAGCTGAATCGAAGGGCTTTCTTTTGGATGATACAGGGCTATATCCAGCTACTCATAGTTCTGCTGGAAAACGG ACTAAAGGTAGTGCAAGCATGAAGTTTGAAACTGAGAAGCAAGTGTTCGAATTCCTTGGATTTCCCGCGCTGGAACCAAATGAAAGGAATTTATGA
- the LOC107020345 gene encoding DNA polymerase lambda isoform X5: MECFPIWKRKLLQMGAMFNDQFTENKFLAYQWLEDSLIQGEKASEDLYVLSLQSGGGESLSPKADNDGHSDNDGHSRVTLKKSRISAEDAKNSCPRHVNDNKDRVDPRDTKSASSLASHSSSPEATSPEAIHALNKPVGTSDSSSLYKPPDLNRNITQIFGKLLNIYRALGDDRRSFSYYKAIPVIEKLPFKIESVDQVKHLPSIGKSMQDHIQEIVTTGKLSKLEHFEKDEKVKTISLFGEVWGVGPSTALKLYEKGHRTLDDLRNEESLTRSQRIGLKYFDDIQTRIQRHEVKEMERLLQKVGEEILPGVIVVCGGSYRRGMASCGDMDIVITHPDRKSFISDIYLKSMIVLLRSFSHEGFLPKFVRRLKEIEFLREDLVFTVHSTEGTDSGVDTYFGLCTYPGRELRHRIDLKVYPRDIYAFGLIAWTGNDVLNRRLRLLAESKGFLLDDTGLYPATHSSAGKRTKGSASMKFETEKQVFEFLGFPALEPNERNL, encoded by the exons ATGGAATGTTTTCCG ATATGGAAGAGGAAATTGTTGCAAATGGGGGCTATGTTTAACGACCAGTTCACTGAAAAT AAATTTCTCGCGTATCAGTGGCTAGAGGATAGCTTAATACAAGGAGAAAAAGCATCTGAGGATCTGTATGTCTTATCCCTGCAATCAGGAGGAGGAGAGTCCCTTAGTCCTAAAGCTGATAATGATGGTCATTCTGATAATGACGGTCATTCTAGAGTTACACTAAAGAAAAGTCGAATATCTGCTGAAGATGCCAAGAATTCATGCCCAAGACACGTGAATGACAATAAAGACCGTGTTGATCCACGAGATACTAAAAGTGCCTCTTCACTCGCATCACACTCTTCAAGCCCAGAAGCGACAAGTCCTGAGGCCATTCATGCTCTTAATAAGCCT GTTGGAACATCAGACTCATCTTCACTTTATAAGCCTCCGGATTTGAACCGAAATATCACTCAGATATTCGGGAAGCTTCTCAACATATATAGAG CACTGGGTGATGACCGGAGATCATTCAGCTATTATAAAGCTATACCAGTTATTGAGAAACTGCCATTCAAAATTGAGAGTGTGGACCAGGTTAAGCACCTACCTTCTATTGGAAAGTCAATGCAAGATCAT ATTCAGGAGATAGTGACCACAGGAAAGCTGTCCAAATTGGAACACTTTGAGAAGGATGAAAAG GTAAAAACAATCAGCTTATTTGGAGAGGTTTGGGGTGTTGGTCCATCCACTGCCCTAAAACTTTATGAGAAAGGACACCGAACTCTTGATGACCTTAGAAATGAGGAGTCACTGACTCGTTCTCAAAGGATAGGGTTGAAATATTTTGATGACATCCAGACCAGGATTCAACGGCATGAG GTCAAAGAGATGGAACGTTTGCTACAGAAAGTTGGAGAAGAAATTTTGCCTGGT GTGATTGTTGTGTGTGGAGGATCATATAGACGTGGAATGGCTTCTTGCGGTGATATGGATATTGTTATTACTCATCCTGATAGAAAAAG TTTCATTTCAGATATATACTTGAAAAGCATGATAGTTTTGCTTCGTTCTTTCAGTCATGAAGGCTTTCTTCCTAAGTTTGTAAGACGTCTAAAGGAGATCGAGTTTTTAAGAGAAGATTTGGTCTTCACTGTTCATAGCACAGAG GGTACAGATTCAGGAGTTGACACATATTTTGGTCTCTGCACTTATCCTGGTCGAGAACTGCGACATCGTATTGACTTGAAG GTGTATCCAAGGGATATATATGCATTTGGACTGATAGCATGGACGGGAAATGACGTCTTGAATAGAAG GCTTAGATTGTTAGCTGAATCGAAGGGCTTTCTTTTGGATGATACAGGGCTATATCCAGCTACTCATAGTTCTGCTGGAAAACGG ACTAAAGGTAGTGCAAGCATGAAGTTTGAAACTGAGAAGCAAGTGTTCGAATTCCTTGGATTTCCCGCGCTGGAACCAAATGAAAGGAATTTATGA
- the LOC107020345 gene encoding DNA polymerase lambda isoform X1, translating into MTRKKVESPPRDPNGMFSGMVVFFVGTGVMSLRLQIWKRKLLQMGAMFNDQFTENVTHVFAKDANLLLEKFDKELLIRTKAKFLAYQWLEDSLIQGEKASEDLYVLSLQSGGGESLSPKADNDGHSDNDGHSRVTLKKSRISAEDAKNSCPRHVNDNKDRVDPRDTKSASSLASHSSSPEATSPEAIHALNKPVGTSDSSSLYKPPDLNRNITQIFGKLLNIYRALGDDRRSFSYYKAIPVIEKLPFKIESVDQVKHLPSIGKSMQDHIQEIVTTGKLSKLEHFEKDEKVKTISLFGEVWGVGPSTALKLYEKGHRTLDDLRNEESLTRSQRIGLKYFDDIQTRIQRHEVKEMERLLQKVGEEILPGVIVVCGGSYRRGMASCGDMDIVITHPDRKSFISDIYLKSMIVLLRSFSHEGFLPKFVRRLKEIEFLREDLVFTVHSTEGTDSGVDTYFGLCTYPGRELRHRIDLKVYPRDIYAFGLIAWTGNDVLNRRLRLLAESKGFLLDDTGLYPATHSSAGKRTKGSASMKFETEKQVFEFLGFPALEPNERNL; encoded by the exons ATGACGCGAAAAAAGGTTGAATCTCCGCCGCGTGATCCTAATGGAATGTTTTCCGGTATGGTTGTCTTCTTTGTCGGAACCGGAGTTATGTCCCTCCGGCTACAG ATATGGAAGAGGAAATTGTTGCAAATGGGGGCTATGTTTAACGACCAGTTCACTGAAAATGTAACTCATGTTTTTGCAAAAGATGCAAATTTGCTTCTTGAGAAATTTGATAAAGAACTTCTGATTCGCACCAAAGCT AAATTTCTCGCGTATCAGTGGCTAGAGGATAGCTTAATACAAGGAGAAAAAGCATCTGAGGATCTGTATGTCTTATCCCTGCAATCAGGAGGAGGAGAGTCCCTTAGTCCTAAAGCTGATAATGATGGTCATTCTGATAATGACGGTCATTCTAGAGTTACACTAAAGAAAAGTCGAATATCTGCTGAAGATGCCAAGAATTCATGCCCAAGACACGTGAATGACAATAAAGACCGTGTTGATCCACGAGATACTAAAAGTGCCTCTTCACTCGCATCACACTCTTCAAGCCCAGAAGCGACAAGTCCTGAGGCCATTCATGCTCTTAATAAGCCT GTTGGAACATCAGACTCATCTTCACTTTATAAGCCTCCGGATTTGAACCGAAATATCACTCAGATATTCGGGAAGCTTCTCAACATATATAGAG CACTGGGTGATGACCGGAGATCATTCAGCTATTATAAAGCTATACCAGTTATTGAGAAACTGCCATTCAAAATTGAGAGTGTGGACCAGGTTAAGCACCTACCTTCTATTGGAAAGTCAATGCAAGATCAT ATTCAGGAGATAGTGACCACAGGAAAGCTGTCCAAATTGGAACACTTTGAGAAGGATGAAAAG GTAAAAACAATCAGCTTATTTGGAGAGGTTTGGGGTGTTGGTCCATCCACTGCCCTAAAACTTTATGAGAAAGGACACCGAACTCTTGATGACCTTAGAAATGAGGAGTCACTGACTCGTTCTCAAAGGATAGGGTTGAAATATTTTGATGACATCCAGACCAGGATTCAACGGCATGAG GTCAAAGAGATGGAACGTTTGCTACAGAAAGTTGGAGAAGAAATTTTGCCTGGT GTGATTGTTGTGTGTGGAGGATCATATAGACGTGGAATGGCTTCTTGCGGTGATATGGATATTGTTATTACTCATCCTGATAGAAAAAG TTTCATTTCAGATATATACTTGAAAAGCATGATAGTTTTGCTTCGTTCTTTCAGTCATGAAGGCTTTCTTCCTAAGTTTGTAAGACGTCTAAAGGAGATCGAGTTTTTAAGAGAAGATTTGGTCTTCACTGTTCATAGCACAGAG GGTACAGATTCAGGAGTTGACACATATTTTGGTCTCTGCACTTATCCTGGTCGAGAACTGCGACATCGTATTGACTTGAAG GTGTATCCAAGGGATATATATGCATTTGGACTGATAGCATGGACGGGAAATGACGTCTTGAATAGAAG GCTTAGATTGTTAGCTGAATCGAAGGGCTTTCTTTTGGATGATACAGGGCTATATCCAGCTACTCATAGTTCTGCTGGAAAACGG ACTAAAGGTAGTGCAAGCATGAAGTTTGAAACTGAGAAGCAAGTGTTCGAATTCCTTGGATTTCCCGCGCTGGAACCAAATGAAAGGAATTTATGA
- the LOC107020868 gene encoding DEAD-box ATP-dependent RNA helicase 22 produces MILQHSISICKLWRLSSPPNLYLFRPSVAYQPHCCRIRAFGSAVSASKVVETNTNETFFAEESVSWTSLGVSESLSRALSSSGLHRPSLIQAACIPSILSGVDVVVAAETGSGKTHGYLVPLIDKLCQISDSSGAITGQDARKHNRLSLVLCPNVMLCEQVVRMANSLCNDSGTPLLSIAAVCGRQVWPVKEPDVMVSTPAALLNYLYSIDPERRRRSEFIRSVKYVVFDEADMLLCGSFQNQVVRLINMLRFDEKQLSRSKNSGAEISSTSDLEEFRDLKADYGEDADADEDEDEDEDEDEDTEVGKDKANLETDTKGLKRRDWRRVRKIYERSKQYIFVAATLPENGKRTAGGVLKRMFPEATWVSGNYLHQHSPRLEQRWIEVSVDTQVDILINAVENGNSMADSSPGVLRTMVFANTVDAVEAVANILTGAGLECFRYHSDSSLEERTKNLLDFQQKGGVFVCTDAAARGIDIPNVSHVIQAEFATSAVDFLHRVGRTARAGQPGLVTSLYSESNRDLVAAIRHAEKIEEPVEKAFSRKRSFRNKIKKRGRAASHMR; encoded by the exons ATGATTTTACAGCATTCAATTTCAATTTGTAAGCTATGGAGGTTGTCATCTCCACCAAACCTCTACTTGTTTCGACCCTCTGTTGCTTATCAACCACACTGTTGTAGGATTAGAGCATTTGGGTCTGCTGTTTCAGCCTCTAAAGTTGTTGAAACAAATACAAATGAGACATTTTTTGCTGAAGAAAGTGTTTCTTGGACCTCTTTGGGTGTGTCTGAATCATTATCTCGTGCTTTATCTAGTAGTGGCCTTCATAGACCATCTTTAATTCAG GCAGCTTGTATACCAAGTATACTTTCAGGTGTTGATGTGGTGGTTGCTGCAGAGACTGGTAGTGGCAAGACTCATGGTTACCTAGTGCCACTGATTGATAAGCTATGCCAAATATCTGATAGTTCAGGGGCTATTACTGGTCAGGATGCCAGGAAGCACAATCGTCTTTCGCTTGTTCTTTGCcctaatgttatgttatgtgagcAAGTGGTTCGAATGGCTAATAGTCTTTGCAATGATAGTGGTACACCACTTCTCAGTATTGCAGCTGTTTGTGGCCGACAG GTCTGGCCTGTAAAAGAACCAGACGTAATGGTGTCTACTCCGGCAGCACTTCTAAATTATCTCTATTCTATAGACCCAGAAAGGCGAAGACGTTCAGAGTTTATACGTAGTGTTAAATATGTG GTTTTTGACGAGGCAGATATGCTGCTTTGTGGAAGTTTCCAGAACCAAGTGGTCCGACTTATAAATATGCTTCGTTTTGATGAGAAGCAGTTGTCTCGTTCTAAAAATTCTGGAGCTGAGATATCATCAACTTCAGACTTGGAAGAGTTTAGGGACCTAAAAGCAGATTATGGTGAAGATGCAGATgcagatgaagatgaagatgaagatgaagatgaggATGAAGATACTGAAGTTGGCAAAGATAAAGCAAATCTAGAAACAGATACCAAGGGGTTAAAGAGGAGAGATTGGCGAAGAGTGAGAAAAATATATGAGCGGAGCAAGCAGTACATTTTTGTTGCAGCGACCCTTCCTGAAAATGGGAAGAGAACTGCTGGAGGAGTGTTGAAGCGGATGTTTCCTGAAGCTACCTGGGTTAGTGGAAATTATCTTCATCAGCACAGCCCAAG GTTGGAGCAAAGGTGGATTGAAGTTTCAGTTGACACCCAAGTGGACATTCTCATAAATGCTGTGGAAAATGGGAATTCTATGGCAGATAGTAGTCCTGGAGTGCTCCGAACCATGGTCTTTGCAAATACTGTTGACGCTGTGGAAGCTGTTGCTAATATCTTGACAGGAGCTGGACTTGAATGTTTCCGCTACCATAGTGATAGCTCTTTGGAGGAGCGCACAAAGAATTTACTTGATTTCCAGCAGAAAGGTGGTGTTTTTGTGTGCACGGATGCTGCAGCACGTGGTATTGACATTCCAAATGTTTCACATGTTATTCAG GCAGAGTTTGCCACGTCTGCTGTAGATTTCTTGCACAGGGTTGGACGTACAGCTAGAGCAGGCCAACCTGGCCTTGTTACGAGTCTATATTCAGAATCAAACCGTGATCTAGTTGCTGCCATTCGTCATGCAGAAAAAATTGAAGAGCCAGTG GAGAAAGCATTTAGCAGAAAAAGGAGTTTTCgcaataaaatcaagaaaagaggCAGAGCAGCTTCACACATGAGGtga